In Centroberyx gerrardi isolate f3 chromosome 11, fCenGer3.hap1.cur.20231027, whole genome shotgun sequence, the following are encoded in one genomic region:
- the LOC139910877 gene encoding uncharacterized protein LOC139910877 produces the protein MDNVAISRRNHTNKKANKENAKPAHGSKSFIKRDVSKTTTSVAPLHLKSNDKEETVAKDGSQKVKAKQGGMKVTSGEALKKVKTVQKDGRGGAATDAKKRQTLSQAFLTEQAVRHRKVVAEAPKPPAAVLPSKSAPGMYKGKIVQSKIGSIWKSSVAVGGADPKPTTRPPAPKESQKAGNLTKFRSKSVADLPGRGMQKPKPTRSNSVSDGLPPVSKRPVTSRPTTGCRSALPPARTVPATLAGPVSRNTTSVPPKGKGTQSSKPKMPVVTDKKVNKPPVSSTLSQYRVTMETAEERKAKLAEWLASKGKSLKRPAMATAPKTKVAAKPEVPLQSQLQSHVEPQPAAQSGPEPSVDAHRPGSAAAQTEDNQKPEETAQNSTPLIMNTTLDLLDNSDMDLPVDPETRINDIVVNLCDALEAMATPSTCEDETPHMKDECNDAEMEDNTPKEDELVNEMPEEVTDELEDEDVEVKNEAEEENDDQKVENVGVEEVESDEDEDDDDYDYDVIETTPKMEEASVVKYSVKTTPYLQSVKKTIEGEASACGSRRKSGIKDLKFLTPVRRSCRIQRKSSRLPGMLVDHDTCVSSLAELVQLDDDANAYIYRRNPALLEDLPDHPKDL, from the exons ATGGACAACGTCGCAATTTCAAGACGAAACCACACCAATAAGAAA GCAAACAAAGAGAATGCTAAGCCTGCACATGGAAGCAAGTCCTTTATCAAAAGAGATGTTTCCAAAACGACAACTTCTGTGGCTCCCCTGCACCTGAAAAGCAATGACAAAGAGGAGACCGTGGCAAAAGATGGTTCTCAAAAAGTAAAGGCCAAACAGGGGGGTATGAAGGTTACGTCTGGAGAGGCTCTGAAGAAGGTTAAGACTGTGCagaaagatgggagaggaggTGCTGCTACTGATGCTAAAAAACGACAAACGCTTAGCCAGGCGTTCCTCACTGAACAGGCTGTGAGACACAGAAAAGTTGTTGCAGAAGCTCCAAAGCCACCAGCTGCTGTGCTGCCATCTAAATCTGCTCCAGGCATGTACAAAGGTAAGATTGTCCAGTCAAAAATTGGATCCATTTGGAAGTCTAGTGTCGCTGTGGGAGGGGCCGATCCAAAGCCAACTACAAGACCACCAGCACCCAAAGAGAGCCAAAAGGCTGGAAATTTGACAAAGTTCAGGTCCAAATCTGTTGCTGACTTGCCTGGGCGCGGTATGCAGAAGCCTAAACCTACAAGGTCCAACTCGGTGTCAGACGGACTTCCTCCAGTCTCAAAGCGCCCCGTCACTAGCCGTCCCACGACTGGGTGTCGCTCCGCTCTCCCTCCTGCCAGAACCGTCCCAGCAACACTAGCCGGGCCCGTTTCCAGAAACACTACCTCGGTGCCCCCCAAGGGAAAAGGGACACAGAGCAGCAAGCCTAAGATGCCAGTTGTTACAGACAAGAAGGTCAACAAGCCTCCTGTCTCTAGCACCCTCAGCCAGTACAGAGTTACCATGGAGACTGCTGAGGAGAGAAA AGCAAAACTGGCAGAGTGGCTGGCTTCCAAGGGGAAGAGTCTGAAGAGACCGGCCATGGCGACAGCACCCAAAACCAAAGTTGCTGCGAAACCTGAGGTTCCTCTTCAGTCCCAACTTCAGTCTCATGTTGAGCCTCAGCCTGCTGCCCAGTCTGGACCTGAACCCAGTGTGGACGCTCACAGGCCcggttctgctgctgctcagactgaAGATAACCAGAAGCCAGAAGAAACAGCACAGAACTCGACTCCGCTGATCATGAACACCACCCTGGACCTGCTGGACAACTCGGATATGGATCTGCCTGTTGACCCAGAGACCAGAATAAATGAC ATTGTGGTGAACCTGTGTGATGCTTTGGAGGCCATGGCGACACCCTCTACATGTGAGGATG aaactccaCATATGAAAGATGAGTGTAATGATGCTGAAATGGAGGACAACACACCAAAGGAAGATGAGCTGGTGAATGAAATGCCTGAGGAAGTTACTGACGAGTTGGAGGATGAGGATGTGGAAGTGAAGaatgaagcagaagaagaaaatgatgaCCAGAAAGTGGAGAATGTTGGTGTTGAGGAAGTTGAaagtgatgaagatgaggatgatgatgattatgattatgacgTGATTGAGACCACACCAAAGATGGAAGAAGCTTCAGTAGTGAAATACAGTGTGAAGACCACTCCATACCTGCAAAG TGTCAAGAAGACGATCGAAGGCGAGGCCAGTGCATGTGGATCCCGGCGAAAGAGCGGCATCAAGGACCTCAAGTTTCTGACACCGGTGCGCCGTTCCTGCCGCATCCAGCGCAAGTCTTCCCGCCTGCCTGGGATGCTGGTCGACCACGACACCTGTGTGTCTTCGCTGGCTGAGCTGGTGCAGTTGGATGACGATGCCAACGCCTACATTTACAGAAGAAACCCGGCCCTTCTCGAAGATCTGCCGGACCATCCCAAAGACCTTTAG